The DNA segment TCAGACTGTTCATTTGTTTTAGTATTAAGGCTGAAATCTACAAAGCGATACAGTTTTTGAGAAAACCTCATGTCAGAAGAAGCGTCAAAGGTAGGAGAGAAGTTGTCGACTGAAAGCACTTTTAGTAACACTAGAaacaaaaacaagaagaaaaattaaaacaATCATGATCGTCATTACAAAACAATTGTAAATTGGGGTAGAACAACCATCTTTGATGGTCATTACAAATGAAACGCTGTTTTTTCTCAGAAAAGATTTGGTGACATTTTCTATACACGTATCATCATCTTGATTACTCATATATTTAATGTTTAAAAGgtcttgcatgagtactgaagTGTACATCTAATCCAAAAAAAAAGAGGCTCAATAGCAAATCTATAATAAAGTTGTTCCGACTGAAAGAAAATAAGTTCTTTATGTGGAGATGCATTTTAAAGAGCACATATAAATTCTGATGGAAACTGGACCCAGAAAATACAGGTGTTTCAAGTACGATCCCATAAGTCCTATCGGGGGAAACTACAATGGATTAAATAAAGATAGCAGTCAATAGAGTTAATTGTTATAGGTATGTTTACCCTGCTCGTTCCTAGCAGTGAAGACAATCATTCCAGTTTCATCACCAACCAAGCATTCTGCAATACGCATTTGCCGAACTTGAGGTCCGGCTGGGCGATTCTTCTGCATGACCATTTTGCAATCCACCACCTTCACTGTCAGGGTGTGCCCATTGGTCCCAGGATGCAGCTGATCAACCTTTGTAAAGACTGGTTTTCTCAATCCAGACTTCGTATCAGACATTTCTGAGAAATAACCAAACACAGAAAAGATACTCACACTAGAAAAACCTTTATAATTCTCAGTGACCATTACAATACACCAATCATAGAGGACGACATCATTCTGTCACAGTAATTTAAAATGTTAACTACAGATGGTGTAATTCAAGAACAAGCATATATGATGATGCTACTGGCATAAAACCATTACTAGCTCTTTGTGTCATAATATAGCTAACTTAGTGAAAGGAGGAGATAAATACAATCCAATCTACATATGCGAAGCAGATAGCAGTCGGCGCCACTATATGAAGTTCAACCTAACTGTGTACACAACAATAATGTTATATATGAACCCTAATTATGCACGCAACATCATTAAATGATGACTCCAGTACTATCATTTAAGCTAAAAGGGAAGTTGGATGACTTTGCGGCACGACCCGGCTATCTTTCATTAGCGTTTTTAACAGATGAGCTGAAAGCGCTTTGAATTTATCCACATAAATAACAGATTCTACCATAATTGTAGAAGCTGCGTTAGAGGCAAATTATAGCAACAGTCGAAGACTTCCTATACGAATGAACCAAGGAAAAATTGACGAAATTTGTCATTATCATGGTCCGAAAAATTTCAAAGATCGAAATGGGCTAAAAAATTGCAATATTAATTCGATCGAGACCAGACAACGTTGCAGTCGACTTATTTCACTCTTTTACCGATCATTAAACAGAACCCAAGCGTGAGAATTCCCTCAGCAAAATAAAAATGGAATCTGACactaaaattagaagaaaaatgCAACTAGTCCAGGTACGATATCAAAGGCTATGATACAGAAGAATTCAAATCCCTAGATCAAAAGAAGGCGCTTGAAAAAATCGAGAGCCAAAAGGGAACAAACAAGACAAGAAATCTGGAGATCGGGGCCGCAGTCGGAGAAGAAAACACGATCGGAGACCTAATTAACAAACCAATTGCAGATCGCAAGACGCAAGTTCAAAAAGATCACCCTTGTTCGTACAACCCAGTAGAGGAGACGGAGATCTCTTTCGCCGTCGACAGGGAAAGGGAAGACTTCGGGAGCTCGTCTCGTGCAGAAAGAAGGGAGCGTTCTTATAGCCGTTCGATCATATTATCTCGGCCGTACATCTGGGTGGCAGCCGTCGCGAGAAGTGAGCACGTATGGCAGATGGTTCTGCATTCAATGAATTTACTGATATGGGCTTCAAATCCTGTTCGGATAAGGTCCCCTTTAACTTACTTTATCACCCATGCACTGGCTTTTATTTGTTGCCTTATATTGATACGTCGGAAAACGGAGCTGATCCGATGCAAAAGACGTTGCGCTAACTCACCAACAAGCGAACTTGGGCCCACCGCGACTTGTCCAGTCAATAAATGATAAGGAATTCTAACAAAAGTAGTTCAAGTTTTTAGGGGTATTTGGGAGAACAACACTGATGCACGTGTTGATTAACCAGACGCTGAACACGATTTTGTTGTTTCTTTTGGTGTACGAAATCCCAACTATTTGTAGCTCTTAAATTGCACCGTCCAAATCCCTAATCCTCTTATCCGGCAACAGGGGATCTAGTGTAGCGAGAGAGATGTCGTTGACGAACTCGTGGGCCGCGGCAGCGCCGCCGCCTCCGGGACCTCTTCTCCGTCCTCCGAAACTCGAACCGTCATCGGGGGAGCTGCGCTTCCTTAGCCTCGCCGCCCCGTCTCCCCGGCGCCCCGCCCTGAGGAGAAACCGTGGCCCTCCCGCCCTCTCTTGTCAGCGCGGCGACTTTGCCTCCAACAACACCaccagcggcggcggcggtggaatCTGCTCCGATTGGGATTGGAACCGTTGGAACCAACATTTCTCCGAGACCGACCAGGCCGAGAGCTTTTCCTCTCTTCTCAAGGTAAGTGGCACTCTCGATCCACCACGGATGCCTTATCTCATCCCTTCTTCATGATCTTCGTTTTTTTTTGAGGTTTCTAGTGTATGATCGTGCAATATTGGCTTCCTTTTGAACTGCATATCTGCACTATTCAAATCTAAAATTGAGGCAGTTCGAATGTATTCCACCGAGAAATTGAACATGTCAGCGTTGATGAATCACAAACAATTAGAAAAATGCCGGACACGAACAGTTTGAAAGAAAAAAG comes from the Musa acuminata AAA Group cultivar baxijiao chromosome BXJ1-10, Cavendish_Baxijiao_AAA, whole genome shotgun sequence genome and includes:
- the LOC135595960 gene encoding uncharacterized protein At4g28440-like isoform X1; this translates as MVTENYKGFSSVSIFSVFGYFSEMSDTKSGLRKPVFTKVDQLHPGTNGHTLTVKVVDCKMVMQKNRPAGPQVRQMRIAECLVGDETGMIVFTARNEQVDLMKPGTTLILRNAKIDMFKGSMRLAVDKWGRVEATDPADFTVKEDNNLSLVEYELVNVVE
- the LOC135595960 gene encoding uncharacterized protein At4g28440-like isoform X2, whose translation is MSDTKSGLRKPVFTKVDQLHPGTNGHTLTVKVVDCKMVMQKNRPAGPQVRQMRIAECLVGDETGMIVFTARNEQVDLMKPGTTLILRNAKIDMFKGSMRLAVDKWGRVEATDPADFTVKEDNNLSLVEYELVNVVE